DNA from Kitasatospora herbaricolor:
GCGGCCGCCAGCGCGTCACCGTCCGAACCGCCCCCGGCCGCCGGGCCGCCCGCGTCCAGCATCACCTGCCCGGCGCTGCCCTGGTGGAAGGCGGCCGGGCCGGTGCGCACCACGTTGTACGGGACCATGCCGGCCAGCACACGGCGGCCCGGGAGACCGGCGCGCAGCACCCGGGGGTTGTGCAGCCCGTTCTGGAAACTGGCCACCACCGTGCCGGGGGCGAGGTGACCGGCCAGGTCGCGGGCGGCGGCGGCCGTGTCGTCGCTCTTGACCGTCACCAGCACCCAGTCGGCGCCGGCGGCCGCCGCCGCGTCGGTGGCGAGGGTCAGGTCACGGATCTCGCGACGGGCCTCGGCGGGCCCCGTCAATGTCAGGCCCAGCCGCTCGATCTCGTCCATCGCGGCCGGTCGCCCGATCAGCGTGACGTCGGCGACCGCGGCGAGCGTGCCGCCGAGGTGGCAGCCGATGCTGCCGGCGCCGAGCACGGCGATCCGCAGGCGCGGCGGGGAGGGGGCGGTGTCGGTGGGCACGAGCGGTTCCTCCGGACGGTGGCGGGTGTGGCGGGGGCGGCAGAGCCGGGGCGGGCGCGCCGGCCTCCTACGGTGGGACGGGCCGAGGCGGTGGGCGGGCCGAGACGGCGGGGCGCGGCCGAGGCGGTGGGGGCGCGGCCGTCAGTCGAAGAGGTCCGGGTCGGAGGCGGTGATCTGGTCCCAGAGCGGCCGGGCCTGGAACCAGCCCGCGAGATGCGAGCCGATCTGGGCCCGGGTGGTCAGCGCGGTCTCCCGGTCGATCAGCCGGGGCGTGCCGGCGGCCATCGCGAGCAGCTGGGCCTGGCAGGACCGCTCCATGGTGATGAACCACCAGACGGCCTCCGCCACCGACCGGCCGACGGTGAGCAGACCGTGGTTCTGCAGGATCACGGCCTTGTGGCCACCGAGCGCGACGCCGATCCGCTTGCCCTCCTCGACCTCGTTCACCACGCCCCGGTAGTCGGTGTAGAGGCCGTGGTCCTCGAAGAAGGCGCAGGCGTCCTGGGTGATCGGGTCGAGCGGGACGCCGAGGCTGGAGAAGGCCTTCCCGTACAGCGAGTGGGAGTGCGCGGCGGCGATCGCGTCGGGGCGGGCGGCGTGCACCTGGGAGTGGATGACGAAGGCGGCGCGGTTCACCGGACGGCTGCCGTGCAGGAGGGTGCCCTCGTGGTCGACCAGGACCAGGTCGGAGGCCTTGATCTGCTGGAAGCTCATCCCGAAGGGATTCACCCAGAACGACTGCGGGTTCTCCGGGTCGCGCACGGTGATGTGTCCGGCCACCCCCTCGGAGAACCCGAAGCGGCCGAACAGCCGGAATCCGGCCGCGAGTTGTTCCTTGCGGTACTGGCGTTCGTCCACCACCGAGTCGAAGGTCGGCGGCATCGGCAGGCTGACCCCCTCCGGAACGGGTCCGACGACGGCGGCCAGGGCGGACGGCAACGCGGTGCTCATGACAGCTCCAGGGGTCAGCGACGGTGCGGACAGCACGAAAGATACAGCGATGTATCGGATACGCCAATGCATCCGCGCCCTCGGTCCGGGCGGTATCGTGACGGACGGACGCCGTCGCACCGCAACCGCGACGCGCCCGCCGTCGCACAGCACCGCACAGCACCGCGCAACACTGCGCAACACCACGCAGTACCGCCGGGAG
Protein-coding regions in this window:
- a CDS encoding class II aldolase/adducin family protein, producing the protein MSTALPSALAAVVGPVPEGVSLPMPPTFDSVVDERQYRKEQLAAGFRLFGRFGFSEGVAGHITVRDPENPQSFWVNPFGMSFQQIKASDLVLVDHEGTLLHGSRPVNRAAFVIHSQVHAARPDAIAAAHSHSLYGKAFSSLGVPLDPITQDACAFFEDHGLYTDYRGVVNEVEEGKRIGVALGGHKAVILQNHGLLTVGRSVAEAVWWFITMERSCQAQLLAMAAGTPRLIDRETALTTRAQIGSHLAGWFQARPLWDQITASDPDLFD